CAACTGTCTCCCACAGCACCTGATCACCTCTGAGCTCTCTGAGCAGTAAGCGATGCTGTATGCTAGTGAGTCCGTGGGAGCTCTGGAGAAAGCAAGGAGGGAGGCAGGTCAGCACCAGATTTCAAGAGAACACAGCCAAGTATCTATCCAACCACCCCCTAGTTGTCTGACTTCAGGCAAGTTCTTACTCACTCAAGACCAGTTCCTCATCTAGAAACTCAGTGAAAAACCACCCACTTCCTAGGGTTTCTGGGAGGTTTAAATGGGGGAAATCATGGTTGTTGTCGTCATCATCAACCACCATATTCTGACGGAGGTGCTCGGTAACTGCCACTTGAGTGAATGGTACTTGCTCATTTGTGAAACTTTTCTGAAACATTCTGTGTGTTGCTTTACTTATTAATAAAACCACTTCAAAAGAGATTTCACTTGGATTTTAGATAGCTTGGCGATACTAGATTTTAGATAGCTTcaggaaattgttttaaaaccaaCAAAATTCAAATCTTAGAAAAGTACACTAAGGACAGCAAGACTCTCCTTTGGCAGTAGACCAAGCCAAGTTAAGCATGTTAGCCTAAGAGCAAAGCTAAATCCTGCAAGCAGGCTAAGAACAGAGACTGCTGGCACTAAGCTGACTGGTATCTAATGAACCTCCTTAaggataatgaaaaagaaaatttcaactcTGAAATTCTCCTTCCAAGGTTTGGACTAATAGATCTTCTCTTGCTAACGTTATCTGGCTTTGGGAAATTCCAAACCATAAATTCTTCTTCTGACTCCTCGCATTCTTTGAATGGGTGTGCTGAAAGCTGAATGCTCCCTGACAGACATTAATGTGCATACTTCTAAAGGTCTGTGTCTCCATACTTAGTATTCCAGAGGTACCAAGATGAGGGCCACATCATTCAGTTGACAGTTTATGCCTTGCTACTTGGGTAAGTTCCAAGGATAGTCAAAATTACATCATCATCTCCCTTTAATAGTTATAATTTAATCCATATTATAAGAAAAGTCGATCTGCAGAAATACTGGAGGAATTAAGAAAGTCATGAAAATTTCTACTAGTGGAACATACCTAACAagtcatatatgaaaaaaaaaaagttcagagaaatattttcctcctAAGAAAAGTTATGAAGGCCCTAATTGTAGTATCTGATATGTTGCCTAAAAGCCAACTTCTAAATATAATCTTTTTAGTTTCAGGTACATCACCCTGTTTACATACTGCTTGCTTCTAAAACATATATTACAGTGACCATTCTCCATCATATTTTTACtcattatatgtaaaatttttttgCCCTAAAAACCTTATTACCATTCCCCAGTAGTCATTTTCTATTACACTCAGGTTCTACAAACTAACACAAATTTGGGCTGTGGTTTCATAAACTATGTAAAGGAAATACACAAACAACCCTGGAACCTCTAAAACGCGGTTTCCTTAGATTGAAAATGTAAACAGACTCTGAAACAACAGGGCCCTGTGGTCCCAGACCAAGTGTTtcatttagagagaaaaaaaaaatcaactattttctgaattttatttgttcatttttaattttatttctttattaagtaTGTATAATGCTAATATGTGATCCTTGTGATTAATTTAAAATCCATTATGCCCACAAATATAACTTAGgctcaaaaataatttctgtttgtcAGATTAACCATCTACTAGGTAAATTGATGGATGAAAATTAAATAGGACACTGTCATCTCTACTCTTGAGAACCCAACCTTTCCATGTGTGGTCTGGGATCAGCAGCATTGGCATCCTTGGGAGGCTGTTAGAAACacagattcttgggccccacgAGACCTGCTATATCAGAATTTTACATTGCAATAAGATGCAGAGATTTGCTGCACCTCCAGCGGAGAAGCAATGCTCTGGAGCACCATTGTCCAGCATTTTCTGCtataatggaaatgttttctatCCAAgctaatatggtagccactagccatacgTGGCcgctgagcacttgaaatgtagctagtgcaactgaggaactgaatatttaattttatttaattttaattcattttaatttaaaaagacacatgGCAAATGGCTACCACATTAGACAGTGTAGCTCTCTAGCATATCTGCATGTACTTGCAAGCAAGGGGTCAAGAGGTGACCACTACAGCCATATCCACAAAGCCTGCCAAGACAATCCGTCTGTCATTCCAACATGTAGAATGACCTGAAGAAGGGCCAGTCCTCTTCAGCTGCCTCTCCCAGAATATCAAGTATGGAACCTGAGTCTCCAGGTTGACACTGCTAACCATTCTGGTTCCTCTTTTGATTGGGTTTCCAAAACCCACCCCTCAGTCATTCCCAGCTCTCTAGAGTTTTCCTAGTGACTTCTTAGGAATCTCACTGCTAGACAAAAAAGGAGTCCACCAACCTCTGATGAGTGGCAGCTTCCAGGTTCCAGGGCACCTGAAGCCTGATGATTCTCAAAGGTGTGGTACAGGGGCACACTGATCTGGTGAGGGGAGGGCCCAGAGCTTGCAACAGACTTTCAAAAGGGCCTATGATTCAAACATGGGTTAAGGACcctgagaggaaggaagaacttTGGAGCCTGCCAGTCCTGACAGAGGAGTCCTCAACTCTAGTCTGATAACCCTCATAAACTCCTCAAAAAGGTAGTTGagagaagcaaatgaaataacCTGTGAACTGTATATAAACtgtaaaatgttgtaaaatttattattataaaaaaataagactacGCATGATAGAGCAAAATACTCAGACAATCCTTGGCAAATGAGATAAAACTTTCTGCTTTACTGTCCCATACAAGAAAGGAATGAGAACGTGATGAGTGAAAGGTCCAAATCAGAAGACATAGAGCTGTCCCTTCTCCAGGAAGAGCTCAGGGTGTAGCTGACGAAGGTCAGAAGATGGAGCAttccctcccccaggaagcctccAGCTGACTTGGGCTGAATCTAAACTAAGATGGTGCCTTCCTAAGTACCCGACGTCTCTCCACTATCTGTGTAGCCAGACAGAAGAACAATACAGAGTTCACTATTCTGACTATTCAGCTATAATGAcaaaatgaattataataatGCAGAAAGGTGTACGTAAGACTCCAAGTTTAAGGAGAGTAGGTGCGTTTTCCTTCTTTAAACACACTTATGGTGACAAAACAGGTTGAGAAGAGGGCCTCACATCTGAGACGAACAATGCCTTCTTTCTAGATAGTCGAGTTTAACTGTCTCCAGGGGCTACAGGGGTCAGCAGGCACATTGAGAGAGGGCAGAGTCAGAAGAACTTGCGAAGGCCTCATCCAGTCAGCTGATCAGGAGAGACACAATCTGCTTCCCCTCCCAGGTTGATAATCCACCAGGCTGCAGAGTCTGCTGTGAGGAACAGACCCATCCAAGTTGTTTTCTCCAGAGTGGAGTAAGTGGCCCACCTGAAGAGTGAAGACTATTGTCGGGATTTGGGTGACTTTTAGGGCCCTGAATTCATCTAAAGCCTATGTCTGAAGAAGTGGGACAGATTTGAAGCTTCTAACATCTCAAAATAAAAGCCCAAGGGGTCTTTGTACCTCAGAAAGAAACCAGGAACCAGCTACCTAACAGCTATGTTGTCAAGCATGTATATTCAATTTCTTagccttaaaagaaaaagagctctCTTAGAACAGCAAAGAAGAGATGACTGCATTCCATTCTAAAGCCTATCTAGGGGAGTCTAGAATCTCAAGATTGctataagaaaaaagcagcaGCCTCGGGGCTGTGCTGGGGTGACAGATGCCTGAGGAAGGCCACATCTGAGCAGAGCTCACTCTGTAAGCAACTCCCCGCCTAGAACAGAAGGAACACAGTAGTTCCATAAACACCCAGAGCTCTGCCTCTGTAGTTCCTGGGTGTAAAGAGCCCATTTCCCCTAGCACAGCTCCTACTTATCCTTCCAGCATCTCCTAAGTGCCACAAAGCTTCACTGAATGCTAAGTGCCTGGCATTGCGCACAGCCCTGGGGATACACAGGAAACTACAACCAAGGCCCTGCTCTTAGACTAGACAGTGCATCACAGAAGGGCACCTTCTCCTGGCCCAGCTCTTTTCTGCCAGGAATTATCTTTACTCAGCATACTGCTGTTATGACAACTATTTATAAATTAGTCACCCCCACACACTATTTCTCAATGAGCTCAGAGAACATCTTAGCCATCTTGGTTTCGctagcacctagcacaatgctccaaaaagtagaaggaacatggtgatgatggtggtggtgctggtggtggggtGATACTCCTAACTTTTCAGATAGAGGCTATAAAACTGCAGGAAGAGTTGACCCTCCTCAAGAAGCAAGGGAAGGAAAGTTTGAAGAACAAAAACATGCCATATCTACCTTTTACTTTGCCTCTTCCTTCCTGGGGCTGCTATTCACCTGGCTTTGTAACCTCTCCTCACTAAAGGGCTCTAGTGACTGCACAGCCCACACCACCAGACCCTGGTCGCATCCCCAGGACCATCCTTCACCCCGAAACAGACCCCAATCAACAAGGCCTCATCCTCCAAAAGGACTTCCTTCAGTCCTTTCCTATTTTCTAACAATTCAAGCAGGGCCCAAACACGATGGGCTGCCTTGTGAAGCAGATTTTACTAGTTGCGCCTGGCTGACAAATGGTGGCTGGAGGCAAGTGAGACAGGTGGTTTTAAAACTGCTGGGATTTCCCCACCGCAactgaaataaaatccaaactccttcctGAGACTTGCAGACTCAGAGTGATCTGATTCAAGCCTCTCTCCAAAATCACCCTGGGATGTTCAGTTCCTGATCCTGCTTTCTTCCCACTCTTTCATCCCACCTGAGGGCCTCTGAAGGTGCCATGACATGCCCTCTCCACAGCCTGCTCTTCTTCAACTGACTTCCAACTGCATGCCATCCTCTTCCTTACAGTTTTTCTCACGACTTATTTTTTGCTACTTATTTTCTGAGCTTGAGAGCAGCGACTATGTCAGCACCAGGCTCGGCGCCCTGCACATAGTAAGTGCCTAAGTAAACATTTGCCAAACTAATAAAAAAGGGGTCCTCCGTCCCCACCTAGCTCCCCCACTAACCATTTTACCTGATGGTTCCCACACCAAGTCACCCCATCTCTTCATTCCCACAACTCACTCTCCATTACTCTCTGCCCTCAAAACTTCCCACCCTCATAAAATCCCACTCACCCACTCGTCCATCCTTCATAAATCCCGTGTACAAGCATCTCTCAGCCCTTACACCCCCTTTCACCATGAACTTCCCCAGCCACAAACTCCCCTTAAACCCCCTCCCTGTCGCCCCAGGACGCGCTCCTAAAACCCATCACACACTGCTCAGCCCCATAAGCCTTCAAGTCGTTCCATTTACACCCCAGAAATCCATTCGGCCGCAGACCCTCCTTCAGGCCTCCCCAAGACCCCAGATCTCCACCCCCCTGAGACTCACCCATGCTCTTACCCCGCGCCCTCCTCACCTCTCGCGCCCCGAGCCGACCCGGCCCTGGCACCCTCGGCCCGCCCTCTTCACTGCGGCAACTTTGgtggcccccgcccccgccgagCCTGCTCAGCACCTGGCCCACGCCTCGTCCAGGCTCTGGTAGGTGAGGGCCTCGATCGGCTGCAGGACGTCGCCTGTGTCGGGGCCCGGCGGGGGCCCGGGCGGCGCAAGCCGGGGGGCGGAGCGGGGTGCTGCCGGCGCGGCGGGGCGCCCATGGGCGGCGGGGTCCCGCAGGCGCTAAGGAGGAGGCGCCGGGAAGGGGCGCTAGCTCGTGCCCCGCCGCCTCCAGCCAACGGCCGCCAACCAGGCGGCCGCGCACCGCCCACGGACAAGCCCCACCATCGCCGCCAGCCAATCGCAGCGGCCCAGGGCGCCGCGCACCGGACACGCCGCCACCAGCCCCCCTCAAAGGCCTAAGACTCGGTTGGGGGTTGCCGAGGCAACGGTGCTTCTCACCGCCACCGTCCTCCCGCCCCAAAAAGGGCGCCGCCGGCTTCGCTTTGCTTCAGAGGCCCACACCCCGACGTCTCCGCCTCTCGCTCCTCCTCAGAGCAGCTACTCCTGCTCAGAGACCTTACTCCTCCTCAGAGCCGCACGCTTCTGAGAGCCCCACGGTTCTCCTCAGACCCCCACAGTTCCCTTCAGAGCCCCACAGTTCCCCTCAGAGTCCCACCGTCCTCCTCGGGGCCCCACAGTTCCCCTCAGAGCTCCACCGTTCTCCTCGGAGCCCCACGGTTCCCCTCGGAGCCCCACCGGCCCCCTCAGAGCTCCACCGTTCTCCTCGGAGCCCCACGGTTCCCCTCAGAGCCCCACCGTTCCCCTCAGAGCTCCACCGTTCCCCTCAGAGCTCCCACACCTCCTCAGAGACCCCCCATATCTCCTCACAGCTCCCCACTCCTTTTCAGAGCCCCCCACTCCTCAAAGCCCTCACTCTTCCTCCTTAGAGCGCCCACTCCTCAGGGACCTCACTTCTCCTCAGAGCCCCCACTCTCCCTCAGAGCCCCTTACTCTTCTTCAGAGGCCCTCATATATCAGAGCCACCTACTCCTCTGGGACCCACACAACTCAGAGTCCCCAATTCTCAGAGCACCCCACTCTTCCTCCAAGCCACCCCTTCCTTCTTAGAACTCTCCATGGCTCTGAGAGCCCCATCAACAcgtcctccctcccctgccattCATCTCCAGAAGCCTCAAGCCCCAGACCCCTGCTCAGTCCCCTAATGTTACCCTCAGCCTCAGCCCCATCAGGTGGGTCACTAGGGCTCCCAGCTTCCTGGATCCACCTCCACCACAAGCGTTCCATGAGGGGCACAGGTGTTTGGTGCTGGTGGCTGGGTTAGAACCGAGTGATTTTCTCAGCTGCAGAAATCAATTCTATTTACCTTTTGAGGTTTGGCATAAGAGTGACCTCACctgtttattcattctcttgCTCTACAGCATTCCGGGCCTAGAAAACTGCTAGCGTGTGGTTACCCAATGAATGAACGATGCTTCCTGAGAATCTACACTGCAGTGCACCCCAAGTCAGAGCAAATCTTCACAGGTCTTTGTTTCTAGCCGTTGGGACTCAAGGCATCAGAGAAGGATCCTCGCATGAGAGAAAAGGGACAGACTGGGCATTAATCACTTTTCCAAAGTCATGGGACCTCCTAGAGCCTGTTTGCTCTGAGGACAGACTCCAGATGCAAGCTCATAAGGGGTCCTCGCTGGGAACCCTTCAGGACAGGGCCCAACTTCTTCCCATTGTTGCTGGAGAGGAAATGCAAACACCATCTGGTGTGATTGGATTGGGAAGACTCCAAGAGACAGCAGGGAATGGAAATGAGTGATGTGAGCCAGTATAAGAACAACCTAGAAAGCTCCCTGATGAAGGAAACCTAACACTTGGCCCCAGTAACACGAAGTACTAGAACATGTGGGCGCTATGGTGAGCCTGTGCAAAAGGTCAACTGCTTGTGCAGCACTGCACAGCACGCCTGAAAAGTAGTGGGTAAGTTTGGTCTCCTTCAGAGAACAGTAGTGGGGAGAGAAAGTTGAAAGCTTCAGGGACCAGCAGAGACAAAAACATGAAGTCACTTGGTGTAGAGGAGAGACctccaagagaggaaaaaatgttggGCCAAAATCCCAAAGAAGATCCGAGTGTGGGTTAGAACCTGGAGGATGCTGATCAAGAGCAGCCAGCTCAGAGCAGGTGAAACACAGAGCTGCCTTTTGGAGGCCAGTGGGGGTCCCCACCCCATAGAAATTGGTCGGCTGCCTTGGCACCCAAAGTTGCACGTGTGTCCAACAGTCCTGGAGCTCCATGGAGGCAAGGACTGCATCTTTCATGGGCGTGTGCCTGGGCACATGGTGAAAGGTGCTGGCCTGGGTCATCACCCCTGGAGATTCAGGCCCTAGGCCTTAGGAGCCATACCGCCCACCTTGGACCCTGGAGAAGTACCTAGCACCCCAGTGCATTCTTGCCTCCTCATGGAGTTGCCTTAGGGCGGGGGGAGTTTTCTCAAAGAGAAACCCAGCCCCATTTAATGTAGAAAGACTCAGATGTTTTTGGTTCTTCAGGAATGTGTGCTTTTGTAGTTTAAGAAATGGCCTCTGATGGGATGactgagttcaaattccagctgtTATTTAGCATGTGAACCTGAAGTAGAGATATAACCCTGTCTCCTCCCTGGTGAGGCAGAAGCAGAGAATCTAGATCCTGGTCTACATCGAGTCTAGCAGCGTGCCTCTATGAGCATCTGAGATGGGGCTTATCAGGGGTCTAGCATGTCTGAGGCCTTGCGGGGCTGTGGGTGAGGTGGGGAAAGCTGGCCTGAGCTTGTGACCAACTCCAGACTTTGTGGGAATCTGAAGCCTTTCCCCAGGGGCCTCTAGTCCCTCGATGCATCTCTGTGCCCTTTCAAAGCTGTGTAACCATGGGCCAGatctcaacctctctgagccactgtCCTCACATGAAAATAAGTGTAATACCTGTGCCAAAAGATGCAGGTGATGATTAAAGAATCCATCTAAAGTGCCTATCAGTGTGCCAGGCACATCAGAGGAGCCTGAGAAATGGCAACTCTCAAATCCTGCATCCTGCTCCATGGACCCCACTATGCTTGGCTCACAGGTGTGTATGTAGGTGGTGGGGTGGGCAATGGGATGGACATACCTGACTATTCACAACCTGGACTCAGACAAAAGGGCAGGCAGGAGAGGGTGGGCTCACACAGGTCAGAGAGCACTCTGGACTCCAGAGGACGGAAACAGACAGGTGAGTGGCGAGATGAGGCAGAGGaacaggcagaggagacagaggcaaAAGGAAATGGATGCAAGAATCCAACAAGAGAGATGGAGTGACAGCCACACAGAGACTGAAGACGAATGAGAACAGAGCCAAGAAAATGCCACTTTGAAGGATCCCAGCCCAGCCCAAGCTAAGGTGGACAATTCTGGGATACAGGGACAGAGACTAAGTTGATGGCAGAATGCTTTAGAGATCTCAAAGCAGAAAGAACGGTTTTCTCCTTATATCATGCCCTTCCTGTGGACCCCCTCAATTCTAATGGGGACAGGCAAGACCCCCAGAGGCTGCAAGGGGCCACAAGTCTTTCCCAGCTCACTCTCAGAACCCCTCAGTCTGTGCCCCTAAAGAATCAGCCTCAGGCAGATGGTGCATCTCCGTTCCGTCCTTGTTACTCTGCTGCACTGGGCAGTGAGGCCTGAGAGTGCCCTCATCTTTTCCACCCTTAACACCCATACCACCACGGACGAGATAGCAGTCCACAGAGTTTACCAGGGATATgcagtaaaaatagaaaaatgtccattaaaaaaacccacaacctgAGATGATTGAAGACCCAGATTTCCGCTCCCCATCCGACTCTCTCTGGAGTGCTTAGAGATGACCCCAAAcaccaggccctggggcaggcagagctgtTGCCTAGGAAGGGCTGGCAGTGGTGCTGTGCCACGTCAGACTGAGGGTCCGCCTTTCAGTCTGTCCCGCAGATTGGGTAGGGCCAGGTGCATCCAGAAGTGGTGAGGTGCTGCGATCTGTTGCTTGCTGCACCCTGCTGAAGTCTGAGGTTGGCTAAAGGGTGGAGTCCATCAGGGGGTGGCCATTTTCAGGAAGCATGATGCGAGTGCTAGGGCCTGTCCGGGTGGAGGGTGTGTAGCTGGCAGACTCGTGGGTGGACCGGCGGAGGCAAAGACAGCAGAGGAGGCGGCGGAAGGTGCGACGCATCTCAGCATCACGGCACGAGTACACTACAGCGTTGACCAGTGAGTTGGCCTCAGCTAACAGTAGGAGATACTTCTCCACAGCTAGAACATTGCAGGACTTGCAGCCCAGACCATCCAGGAGCAGTACCACCTGGCCCGGCGTCCAGCAGACCACGAATGCCCCTGTGGGATGGAGCCTGAAGTGAGAGGGGCTAACCGTTGGGGGGCCCAGCACCCACAGCTCTGAGCTCAGGGCTGGAGCCGTCTCCAGGGCTCGGGCAACAGCTGTGCAGTTTGCGGGGTAAGAGCTTCCTGTCTGGCTGCCTGGGCAGTGTGATGGGGCAGAACTGCTAAGAGGGGACACCTTTCTCTGATTTGTCTGCCAGAAGGGACACCTTTTCTAACTGGTACAAGGTGGCCAGGGCCCTGGACATTTCTACATGGACGTTTGTTCTATGGGGGAAGGAGGTCACCGTGGGACAGGCTGGTTATTTGAGGGGGAGGGGATCTTTGGGAAGAGTCGCTCTTTGTTCTTGGAGGCAGGGGTGGGTATCCCATGACGAGAGGATCTTACTCCCTCCCCCACTCAGATCATCCTACTTTCAACGGCCAGAGTGAACAAACACACTACTCTCTGCTAAAAATCCTTAAGGGCTTCCCGTGGAACTCAGAACAAAATCTGACTCCTGTCTGTGTCTTTTGAGGCTGTGCTGACCTCTCCTGTGCATGGGCCAGCCACGCCCgcctcctctcttttttgaaGGTGCTGCCCGGGGCTTTcactttctgttccctctgcttggaactcTTTTCCCTTCCCCAGCATGTAGGTCTCTGCTCAGATATCACCTCCTTGGAGAACACTGCCCACCCAAACCATCCCCTCCCATCACACTCTATCAGGTCCCTGGGAGTTGGGGCAAGTGGGCTCCCACTCACCCAGGATGATGACAACAGTCTTGACCAGGTTGAGTGTGGTCTCGCGGTAGCGGGGGTGGCAGCTGACATGCTCTGCCATGCGCTGCACTCGCCGCCGCACGTAGAAGAAGATGCGAGTGTAGACAGCCACCATGAGCAGGAATACAAGCAGGCTGGACAGGGCCCAGACGGCCAGGTAGGAGCGGCTGAGCAGGGGGGCCATGCGTGAGCAGCTGTCCAGAGCACAGAGGCAGTGCCAGGAGTGGGCAGgcagcagccccaggcccagcgcGGCCACCCACACGCCCACGATGAGCATGACCACCCGGCCGCGGGGAAGACGACTGTGCAGCTGGACGGCCATCACGCTGCGGTGCCGCTCCACGGCAATGGCCAGCAGTGTGGCCACCGATGCTGTTAGGCTCGTGTCCAGCAGGCCCTGCCGCAGGAACCAGCCCTCGAGTGAGAGCCGGGCTGTGCGAGGGCCTGTGTGGAACATGAGGAAAAGGTAGGCCACTCCAGCAAAGAGGTC
The window above is part of the Equus przewalskii isolate Varuska chromosome 20, EquPr2, whole genome shotgun sequence genome. Proteins encoded here:
- the LPAR2 gene encoding lysophosphatidic acid receptor 2, producing MVTMGQCYYNETISFFYNNSGKELSSHWRPKDVVVVALGLTVSVLVLLTNLLVIAAIASNRRFHQPIYYLLGNLAAADLFAGVAYLFLMFHTGPRTARLSLEGWFLRQGLLDTSLTASVATLLAIAVERHRSVMAVQLHSRLPRGRVVMLIVGVWVAALGLGLLPAHSWHCLCALDSCSRMAPLLSRSYLAVWALSSLLVFLLMVAVYTRIFFYVRRRVQRMAEHVSCHPRYRETTLNLVKTVVIILGAFVVCWTPGQVVLLLDGLGCKSCNVLAVEKYLLLLAEANSLVNAVVYSCRDAEMRRTFRRLLCCLCLRRSTHESASYTPSTRTGPSTRIMLPENGHPLMDSTL